GGGCTGGGCCGACCACGCAATTGCAAAagtatttaaaatgaaaaattaccatttataataaaatacgcgTTCGTGAAACGTTCGATTCCCCGGGTGCCCTTGGAATTTTTCGAAATCAAGACAGAGACGAGCATCGGTGCACCGGAGGTCATCGGGAATTTTCGAGGGGCTCTTAATTAAAGTTAAACCCATTAACATGAGCTAGCGTACGTGTGCACACAATCACGTGTCGGCGTTACGTAATTTCATCGGTGGATAAGCCGTTATCTCTGGACGCGGTATCGAGCCGGAATGTATCCGCGCTGGCACACGGACAATGGCGAGCGCCAGCGGGCACTATGGTGGTCCGCAAGTGAGAAAATATGCGTGTCGGCAAGTGGAAATAAAAATCTTGGCCATTCAGACTCCTCCAGCCGTGTCTCGTTTCCTACAAATTATGTAGGCGTCGAATAGGCAATCGTGGCGCCGTTTTTGCATACAAGAATGCAAACTTACCCTCTTTGCCTGCTTGACGCTAAGTATAGCTGCTCGAGGAAGACTAAAATCCTCTTACTGTTCGATAAATCATTATTTAGGAACGATATTTTAAGGAGCCTTGCTCGAAAATACAGAACAGGGAAAGGTACATTTCCTAACCTCTTTTGTGCCGAGTAATAACTGAAAAGTATTGACGTTTCGATTTTTCTGTTTCCCGATACAGGTGCCATTTTGCAACCCCGAACGGCTGACCGAGCGCGAGCGCGCGAACACGTCGAGACACGGACGGAAAAAAACGGACCACGGCTGCCATTTAAATAATCAAGAGGCAACGcacggacgacgacgacgacgacgaattaGACGCTAAAGAAGTTTAAAAGGGCCAATATACAGGGCGGACTCCTTCTCAGGAATTATGGTCCCTAGGCCGCGTGGGCTGACCCCTCCGGTGTTCTCGTCGTCTCGCGGAAGTCCGCCATTAAAACACAGCTGGATCGAGCCAGATCTCGCGAGACGAATCTAGCCACTTCACTGTCACGGATTTGACCTCAGATCTTGGATATCCTAGAGGCGCGCAGGCCACGCAGGGATTCGACATCCAATAAAACGAGCCACGCTCCTGCGGGATCTGCTTACAACGGAAACTTCCGCTACCCTGTCTTCCTCGCTCTCTCGCGAAATAACGGATCTCGTGACACGAATTCTGGAAGGCGTGGCAGCTGTGCAAATCCACTGGTAAAATAACCTTCGCATGATTCACCACCACCCCCTTTCTTTCGGGGCTATCGCCACAGCTACGATTCGTCAATATCGCGCCATCTCTCGATCGATACGCCACGCGAAACTCCCGCCAAAAAATGGCTATCCACGACACCGTAACGTTTCGACCAGTCAGGTTGGAAGAATCTAACGAAGATGGGAAACCTGGCGCAAGATGTGCGCTGAGAATACAGGAACGAAGATGGGAAAATTCTCAAGTAACGAATCAAAGATAAACCGTTGGAAGGTTACACGAAACACACCGTATTTGAACGCGTCCATTTCTAACCGTTATCATAGGTCGATATCGCGCCATCTATCGGTCGATGCGACACGCGAACGTCCCGCCAAAATATGTGCATGTTTACACCAAAATTTCCATGGCAGTATCGTTACAAATCAATACCATGCTAGCAAACATCACATCGCTAAATCACATCGCTAAATAAGTTGGTTATtatgaatttaaattatttcatcGCTTTATACTTATTTTCTTGAGAGGATAGTTTAACGTAAATACGCTGTCGCGAAGCTAAAAGTTACCGAGCCAGTAGTTACGAGACAGGCAGACATTGCATATTGTTGTAATATACGTAAACGTTGTTTAGCCATGCGACGACAAAAAGAATTGAAATTAAACCATGCGGAGAATGTCGAGACAGTTCCATTGAAATCTCATTCTCGTATGACGGAAAGCTCCACGTTCATCGTCTGTATCGTTGAAGGAAACACCCTGGAAAATCACGTGCACGCGTTGTACgtggaaatttatattttatctgGGTACGGGAGCGTCTCTTTGCAATTTCCACGATGCCCTGAACCCGGGATGATATCGAGGTCGATCAGGCTTCCGTCTATTTCTCGAGTTGTCGACAGGACGAAAATAGATTTTTGTTACGTACGCGATACCCCTCGGATcggaaagtaaacctggtcaaaACAATCACTGTTGACAAGGTTGACGTCTAATCGACGATCGAACTAAAACCATCGCTAAGATAACCTACGACTGGACTATGGACTGTTCGAAAGCAATCTCAATTGTCAAATTCTGTATACGCGTATTTAAGGAAAATACTGACAATGATAACGCGATAATGACGTACGTGTACATACTATTGTGGAAATCGTTAcgagaggatttcaccacgacgACGATGCCAAACCAAGCAGAAGAGGAATTGGACGAGGAAATACAGTGGTACAGACTGGAAGCGTGTGCACGGCCCCCTGACACACATCGACTCGTTAAAATAACGACATAATGGCTAATTTAGCGATAATAAGCGCGAACCGTATCGTTCGAATTAGCGTCGAAGGTGAGACGAAACTGACAAGGAGAGACGCCCGAGGAGCGAGAAAAAAAGAGACGAGAGAAACGTTAGATCAACGTGTCTGACTTACCGCATTACACTCCTATCGACCAACTATCGCCACCATACGGTCATTCTACGAACCATTTTACCTCTCGACAGGGCCGTAATGAGACGattcctttaaaattttatatacgaTAAATATGCTGGAAAAAATCGACGATACTCAAATACTTTGTTGTACAATTTTAGTAGTTCTTCGATATCACTTTCATAGTTGGACAGAACGGTTGTAAGATGTATTCTTTGCAACGTTTATCTTTTATAGCAATTTTGTAACATTTGAATACCAGAGTACCACAGACTTTTGAATCTAATATCAAGGAAAATTCTTCGTTATTACCGAATGTAACTAATGAAATGAAACTCGTGATAAAAGAGAAATATTATAATTGAGAATTTCTATTGATACTTCTACTAGACTGTGCAATTGCAACTGCATGCAATCTCGGCCATCGATACGGAAAATAGACATTGTAGAAGTCAACAACCTTGGACAAAAACATTCACGATGGTCAAGGAAGTGATTGTCAGAAGCACACATATTTCAATGAGCGGGACGATCTCAATCGCGTTCTGTgactgtcgatttttcgtcgAGTCACGGAACAAAAGCAGCTTATACAGCTAATCGGCATTGTCGCCGCCGTTTCCGAAGGGGGAccaattttcttttattatagcTTCTATTATGCGGACGATTCGTCCGTGGACCTTTGAAATTTAGGTCGAACCTCGTGATACATAAAAATAAGGCTGCTTTCCGTGTTCGACGCGTGGCAATCTGCCAAGGTAAAAACAAATTCGTCGGAATCTATTCTAAACTAAAAAGTGCCATTATTAAAGAAAAATgtcaaaatttttaaacaaatttttgattttcatgTAATCGTCTGATGTTAATTTCTAAcacattgtaaatatttttgataattatATTCCTAATCGACGGTAAAAATTGTATTCATTCCTTCTTAAACATACACCTGCATAATACGAATTAAGAAACGAAGAAACATGAAAGCTACATATTTTCACGCATGGCCATCGGTCACAAGCTTTCGATAGAGAGGGATAGGAAAGTAAACTACAGAATTTTCTAGGGGATTTTACTATTTGTCGGTTCACCTTTTCCCGCGGGATGGCGACCGTTACCGACATACCCAGACCTTGACATAGATCTACGTAGTAAAATTTATCAACCAACTTGTCTTGGTCCTCGAAAATAAAACGCAGATTACTGACGATATTTGTGCTTGACACGATCTACGTAGACGATAATGAACCAATataaattcaataattttactATCGTTGAAACGTAAATGCGATATTTTACTATGAAGATAAACCtaatttcgtataatatttcaaAAGAGGGTATCAAAGTGACATGTTTACTTACTCTACAATCTGTTACCTAATAATTAGCTTTGgaataacaaaaattaaaattcccaCCAAACACTGGACTctcgataaaaaaaagaaaactgtaCACATTCTAATTAAGAGTCTCTAAGTTCAACTACAAATTTTTACTTTGCGTCCGTTACAAAACACTTTCAAGCGATCGTATTTGCATGCGATAAATCTGTAGACCGCTTAATGCAAACCAACGAGACGTTTTACAAACGGGGATTACGTACACAGAGCCACGTGCATATTATTTTTCGAAACAGTGGTACAAGTTGATCCCTAGAATGTTTCATTTCGTGGTCAGATAATATTTCTCGTTGCACAGATACAGAATCACGGATACGGAATCACTCCTAATAAATGTAATTATGTGCACGTACGACGCTTCCTTTATGACACATAGATCGCAATTAACCTATTAGCGGAAGGTATTCACCCGTATATCCACTTCTATACTGTCAGTATTACTAACGATACTAAGAACAAGTGTGTCATTAAACAGGTTGCGCAATTTTTTCCGACGATCAATAAGGTTATTTAAACAGTGGGATACGGTGCCACTCGACTGTATTTGTACACTCGAGTGTCCGGATATTTGTACGAAATGGTCTATAACTGTTTAATATCGCGAATTAAATCGACAAGGAAAATCGATAAGAAATTCTGTATGGGAAAGCTACCGAAGGGCGTGGTTCACCGGACAATATGACGTTCCTGCGTGAACACGACGCCTGCCCTCGCGACGTTCAAAACGCGCGACACAGTCAACGATGATCGCGGGGTCGATAAAATAATCGATAACGTAAAAGGACCGCACAGAAGACGCTCGATTCAAGCGTTCCTCGTACGTTTACCCTGCACTTGGGTCGTCATCGAACCAACGTCGAACGCGTACAAGTATAAAAATAACGAAGAATGTTACTGACCTCGGTTGCTAGCTTCCCTTTCGACGCCATCTTGACAACAATGATGGCGATCGGACGACAACCCGATTACCTGTTGTACACGCTGCACCCACGATCACCAGCGTACCTCGATAATACGCACAACACTGACTTCTTTTCGGCCGATGCACACGCGATTCGAACACGTACACTTGAACAGCAACGGAAATAAATTCGTTCGCGAAAACGATACGCACGACGGTCCCGAAAGCCGTGCTGACGTCACGGCACGAAGCGTCTTTTCGTACTACCACGAACTACGAGTTCACAAGCGATACGAAGTCGACCGGACTCGGCACAATTGTGCCCCACCACTTTGGGCGACCGATACAAGTCCCTTTCACTCGCTCGCCCGATAATTATAATAAACCATCTCTCCCCCCCACCCTTTTTTCGTATACGTTTCTGTGTTATTCTCTCTGTCTATCGTGTTCTCGCGTCAACGAAGCTCGTGGAGTCCCGCGTCTTTTTTCACTCGCGACACTTGAACCTTTCTTCGTCTCTCGTCGCCACACGCCAACACGAACCGGTATTCTAGCAACGGTGTCGCACGGGGCCTTATCGTATCGTGTCCCATGCCTTCTTCGTGTCGCCGGTAGTTATCGAGCAAACGATTTATGATATGTATTCATTGTTTCCGGGCAGTGGTTGCATGCATCTCACGCGTCGACCGGCAAGCGAATTTACGAGATTGAGGTTAGGTGTCGCTTCGAAAGAAACCGTTCTCCGCCCTCccattctttctttctctcgatTGACAATCTCCGGGGGCGAAGGGAGATTCGCTTTAATTCAGAACGTATTAACCTTCCCGCACACTTTTGCCCTCGTTGATCCTCGTTGATTAAGCGCGGTCAAACGTCGCGTCGCGTACTTTTTACGAATTTCGAATGTCGCGAAAGCGGCCCAGATTCCACCGGCACGTGCCTTCTCGCTGCTCACTCGAACGGATCGATGGAATTGTGAACTCGGTAGTTCGTCGATCAATTAGTCGATCGATCGGGTCAGACGTTAAACGTAACCTTTTCGagattaaaacatttttttgtttttattaaaagGATCGGGAAGCTCGCGGGATACTCGTATCGATTTAGCTCGTAAATGTCACGCTCAATTAATTTTCCATGGCCAGGACGAATGTGTCACCAGGCTTCCAATTCTATTGCTTCGCTCTCATTCGCTTCGCGCTCACGTAGATGCATGTTACGAGCACTTGACGATGCGATAGTATTGCATCGGTATTGTATAATACTTGGACTGAAACGTGGGCGGAACGCGAACTCCGCAAGTTTTGTATAAAACTCCGTTCCCGGTGAAGATAGCTGACATACTAGTGATtgaaaaccggaaaaaaacttcTCTCAACGTGGCTGGGACACAGGTTTTATGTGTCATCCCGATGGATAAACCGCACGAGTACAATGATTTTTAGCTGACAATTATTTTTCACTAACGCAATCTATTTTCGGTGACAACTTGCAAGCACATCGTGAATCGAGGACATCTATCGGAGTTTACGTGAAAACCGAATGTCGTAATAATTTCTAATACGTCGCTAGTTACTTGTCATTTTCAAGCATTTCTAATGATCGTCACGACGTACGGAGATTTGAATTCCTATTCGTAATGCACCAAAAACGTACGTCTCATTAATCTCTCGCGGAACAAGATCTCTACGCTGTTCGCACGCATATACCGAGTCATTTTTCACCCGGTGCATTAATGTCGGATGCATCGGACGAGAGCACTTGCATCGAAAAGAGCAGTTTCGCTCGCGAAGCTAAGTGCATGCAAAGTTCTAGTTTCTTCGTATTTATACATCTGTTCCTTCCTCTTTTTTCTACGTCACATTGTCGCGTTATCCCCGTGCATACTAACGATTATCGATAAGATATTGATAATTTATCGATAACCTCACTCACATATATCGACGATGCAAACAGGCATGAATGAAACATGTCGCGTATTAAAATCTTAATCTCACCTTATTTATTTTTGCTTTGGCTTAACCTCTCTTGTGCGCCTGATCAAACAGTCCACGGTAACTTGAGACGAGCTATAACATAAAATCAGGAGATACGATAGAGTCTCGCTCTAGAAAGTAATTTCTATACGTATAAACAGAAATGCAGAATACGCGATGGAACGAAACGAAAGAGGTTAGAGCGAACTAACCTAAAAATACAGTTTTGGTCTGTACTGGTGATACATGGCAGGAATCGATGGCGCGCCACAATGTACCTCCAAGTGTCCATCTTTGTTAAAATTCCACTTATAGTAAATATTTCTATATACTTGCAGCACTTGAATCAAACGAATTCCCAATATTTGTTTTCCGCGAACGAGACATCATTGGCAGTTTACATTTCGTGTATTCCAAACATAAATACCGATAAATATCGATAAATCTTGACATTTATTGATGTTTGCCGATAATATTATCGTTAACAGCACCTTGAGCGGTAGCGTTTCGAAGCCAATCTTCTCTGTCGCCCGAGACCTGTTTATTTTCGATCTGGTTCATACGTGAGGCACGCCCAGCCCTGGAATCGTTATTGGCACAGTGGCATCGCTGGAAATTGGTATTACACACGCGTTCTATAAAGCAAAAGACTCGAAGGGTCGGCGAGACAGAAGGGACGGAGGAAAAAGGAACGTAGAAACAAGAGTACAAATTTCGTGCTTCTTCCATTTCGCGACCGAAGGAGACGAGCGTTGGCTACGACACGGCGCACCCATTTCATCTTGAAACTCTTCATCGATAGCCGAGTCGAAAAATAAATCAACTCGAGTGACCATTTATTCGAGCTCAGGGAAGGGTCCTTTGGTCCAGTCGAACGATGATCGCAAATAGTGTCCACACCTGATTGCACAGCACTCGTCCCAACCGTTAACGTTTCCTAACCTGAAACAAAacagaccccggttagaacaaaCTCGAGGCACAGTTGTTAACTTTATCGGCAGTTGTTTTGTAGCCTATAATTTAATAGATGCTGGCAGATTTATCCGATGCGTTTACCTAACCTcaaattatgaaaaataaaacattCTTTCCCGCGTATTTGGCTGGGTTATGTATTTAGGTAGATCGACCAGAACCGGGGGACCAAGATAGAAGGTGGGAGGGAACGGATTCCCACGCGTGGAGTCTTCCCCCTCCCCATCGATGGAGTTTATTCTTTCTTTGAGTTGACTGTAGCTTAAACAGACCGTTTAATGACGTTCGCGCGCACTTACGCGCGTCGTTGCTATTTTATCTTACGTGCAAGCGCAGACGTCATCCAGCCGGAATAATGTCAAGGACAAGTGCCGGCCAATCGGGCGGATCGACAAATTTGTAAACGATTGACGCAAGGTGCACACCCTCTATAGACGGGCACGCTGTGTACATACCCTTGAAACGGTCAGTCAACTAATTTAATTAATAGCAACATACACGCTGTTATTCCCCACCCTTTTCTACTCGAGTAGAATTTTGTTTGGAACTACGAGACAAGTCTTATGGAATGATTGATCGAGTGGTGTTTGAGGACGTGTGGAAATTAACGCAGCAATGTAATTGGGAAATTGGAAGACGTCGTGGGTCAATAttagttttaataaattattattaaatgaaataTCTTCTTCACATTTTTCCTTCGCAAGCAGATAGTAAATCTTCGTTTAACGCAGCATCGCGTACCTGCAAAATAATAACGTGTAAATGATATAAGGAAGAGAATAATTGGCTACCCGAACGATGTATTTTCCACCGGAATTATCCGATGCGCTACGTATGTCCAATAAATTTCCATCAGTCTGAAAGTGCACGCGGAATTCTATTACTGGACGGAATTCTTTTCCGTGATCCGTATAATAATCTTGCCGTCACGTGGCGACGAATGGACAGCAACAATTTCCGCTGGCCGAATCGTTGTACGTCCGCGCAGTCATTATTTCCCTTTCGTGTTCCGACTGGGTTTTCGTTAAAACATGGCGGACAAAATCAATGCACGATACTTGGTCGAAACGTTTTCATTAAAAGTTTCGAGTTACcgttttcttttcgtttctctTCCGCTACTTAAACAGCACTAAATTCCTTTCAATGTAACCTGAACAACAGAAATCGTTCGCTCTATGTTGTATTCATTTAATTCACTCAAGGACCAATCCTCTCAACTTTTAATCTTCAACACAATGGCGGCCAAAGCAGTTTTCCCTGACTGGGAAACTTACGTGTACGTCTGGACTATTTCCAGTGGCGTACTTGTTACTTTGCAGCACTCGAGTTCATTTATTTCAAGCGTTTTAAAGACATTATTCCTTTCTTTTGTCAACAGATCTCCAATTGTTTCTTCAAATCTGggcgtaaaaaatatttttacaagcCTGTGTGGTTGCGTTATCTTTGGCGAATGGTACGAGGATCTTGGGGATATTATTGTTCGCGTTATGAGAGTGTTCCAAGGCGTCACTAGATATCTTTCAGAGCCATGCGACCGGGTCGATCGTTGCGCAGAGATGTGGGTCAGGCATACGCCCGAACCCCCTGGATTTTCATCTCATCCCTTTCTCCACTCAACAGACGTGTGTAACGCGTGAATTTAACGCAAGCTCTTCTATAACTCAAAAGCTACGTTATGTATAGAACCCGGGCTCGTATAACGCATTTACTTGTTTCCGTGTTTAGTTTCACCCTTTCAAGCTCTGACGTGCATTTATGGTTCACCCTGTGTTGTTTCTCGCGTTACAGGCTCGTACTAAATTCTTACAGACAGAAAAATGTTTCGAGAACAGAAGGAACGCGTTAACCTTTGTTATTCCGTTCGAAATATACAAAAATTGTTCGGCGATTTTCCTGTGTTACGTCGGTcgcaaaatttaattattctacAATTAAGTGTACTACaattataattgtaattgcAACTGTTGAGTGTAAATGTTAAAAATGTTCAAACTTGGAACTCCAGAGACTGGAAGCagttaaaatatcgatcaaataTGGTTCTTACGTTATAAAGAACCGTTTATCgggataattattataaataaccgAAACGATTGCGGTTCCATATCGGTTACACGATgaaaatagtaaaataaaaaaacagtGTCGTTTCTTAATGTAACGTTTtacttatatttaaaatttaacattGCAATCCGTACGAATGTGGTCCATTTTGTCAGGCAGAAATTCCTAATTCTTAATTGACAACCCTGGAGGGGATTTTCAAGCACATCTGGGAATTGTTATGCTCGTCCACCAACGTCAGTTGGATGATCAGAGAAATAGTCGGGTAGCTCCTCTCGATGGGCATGTTCAGATGGTAGGTGACAAGCTCACCCTTGTCCAAGGGACACTCTGCGTCCGTGAGGTCCTTGCAAGCGTTCTGCTGGGGCAACGGGTACTTAATGTGGATGTTTCCAAGCTGAACATCCACCACTGGTTTCAGGCTTTTAGTGTTCTCGGCTATAACAAATGTTAATGCATTATATCTGGCTACCGTGAAATTGAGTTTAGTTTTCCCTTTATTGCGTGTCGTTTTACTTACTGACGCGGAACTTGATGTCGGCCATCACGTTGGTACCCCTTTTGAAGGAGCAGGGGAGCGTTTGGCATGCTGAGATGACCACGTTCTCAGGCGCTGGGACGCCGTTGCAGGTCTGGAACGACGACTGCATGGAGTCGGCGACCAGGAACACGGCCATGATGTAAACTGCAATTACAATTTCCCTTGGTTAGaatcgaattgaaatttttcaatttctttttacCATGTAAAGTATTTTTAAGTATTTAAAGATCGTAAGAATCAAATGTGTTGGAAACGTAGAGGTATTGCAGATTGAATTTTTAAGTAAATGGTACCAACCATAAGCGAGGAATGCCATTGTGCTGTTCGTTTGGGGTCTGGAACAACTGATACTCGGGACGAATCGAAGCTAGCTATTTATTCTCTGTTACTATCTAATCGAGTACCAATAATCGGGACTAATTATCGTCGGCCATATTCAAAAACACTTGAAACGCGCACCTGACTTAGACAAACTACACGTAACCGTCGAATTATCAataaaaatcgtttaaaaagCATAGAAGCATCGTTTCTACGCGCAGAGATTAGAAAAATGTGATTGTATAATGTTGCAGGTGGCACGGATAAGAGCACATTAACGTGGCATTGTGTAAATTCACGTGGAAGAAAAATACGATAAAGCCTTATCACCGATTTTGAGAATCGATGGAAAGTCTGGTCTTGGTTGAATACAATTTATTTAGTCCAACAGATGAGAAACAAAACGAATACACaataaagaaataataatagtaGAATATAGACGAGCAATCTTTATCCCCGACAATTACTGTTTTattggtaggtgcctaaatttttcggcgaaaaacaattttttcaaatcgttctaaaaaaattattttcggttgcgggggtcgattacaatcatttttggtcattacacataccctcgaaatcctacccactttgtagaaaaaaattcgagaagatgtgaaatttttcgacggaaaaaaaaaaatttcaaatcgttttggaaaaattatttttggctgcgggggtcgatcacaatcatttttggtcattacacatacccccgaaatcctacgcactttcgagaaaaaaattcagtacggtcggaactttaaacgttgataactttttaacgaagcctcgatcaacaaattgatatttttgattttcgtcttattttggcctctagaaaccccctattaaaatttttcccaggggtggccgaacaccctgtatgtatatcaCCACGATTACTTCGTCAGATCGATAATTCACATATTGCATAGTACCAGTATTAAGGGCaggatattttaaataaatacagtAACAAATTGTTAATCAATGTTTTCacgaattaaatatattaatcgtGTAAATCagaatttgtttgtttttattaaaatttattccaaTAATCCTTTTCCTACAATCCTTTTTCCGAACCCTGTTTCTCCTCCATGTTTTTTGGTGCCTCGATGACTTTCTTCGTCCAGGAAGGTCCTTGCACAAATTTCTGAACCAGCCAATCGCGAATGCTGGCTGGCGCGATGAAAAACAGCGTGTGATAAACGCTGTATCTCCACGTTTCGTTCCTACATAAATCGTAATTAGAAAGAACGCTTAAAATGAATGTGCGTCGGTCGTCTAAACTCTTTTTAATCGTCGCTAATCGAAACGGACAGGTGTTTAGATGCAGGTGTCGAGTTGTTATCGTTACAAAAATGTAGTTCTGTCACACGTGTTGGACCGTATCTTGATCCGGAAACTACGATATCGAAGCGCGAGCAGAGCTCAGTCGACCGAGAGGCCCGCTTGGAATCACACTGCTCGAAacaattcaaaaattaattatagTCTAGTTACAACAGGTGAGCCAAAAATATCGACGATCAATTAATCCAATAAATACTTATTAGTATATTACGCGTAATATCTTTTGTACGACCCTGGTTAGAATCTCTTTGTCAACTTGTAACGTTTCTAACGTCGCTGACGTTATTCGGTTATTCAGATTCGGGATACGGGATCTTGTAATTGTTCCGAGCAGTTTGTTCGTTAATTTCGACccgtgaacgtacttgtaaaCCGCCGATGGATGCTTGTCGAGAAGGGCGCCCTCGAAAATCTTGTAGATACGCGGATCCTGCAGCTTCCTCGACTCTCCGCCATGCGCCACCGACACGAAATATTTCGAATATCTATCAAAATATTCGCCGTAAAAAACTTTCGCTTCCTCCGACATCGACTTCTTCATCGTTTCGAAATGTTCGGCTTGTCGCGCTAATATGTTGCTTTCTCCGACGAAAGAACCTGCGAGAAAATGGCAACGTTCTTAAAAAATGTATCTCTTGACAAGCTTAACGGACAAACATTAGAAATAATTTCCAATTAAATCAGATTTTGACCGACGCTGATGAGAACGTTAAAATCGTGAGA
The Colletes latitarsis isolate SP2378_abdomen chromosome 14, iyColLati1, whole genome shotgun sequence DNA segment above includes these coding regions:
- the LOC143349719 gene encoding NPC intracellular cholesterol transporter 2 — encoded protein: MAFLAYVYIMAVFLVADSMQSSFQTCNGVPAPENVVISACQTLPCSFKRGTNVMADIKFRVTENTKSLKPVVDVQLGNIHIKYPLPQQNACKDLTDAECPLDKGELVTYHLNMPIERSYPTISLIIQLTLVDEHNNSQMCLKIPSRVVN